TCAGGTAATGGTGGACGGCAATCGTTGGATCCCGAAAGAAATTTCCGGAACGGAAGCAACGGAAGACCCGAATGCAGACTGGCCTCGTCTGACATATACTAATAACAATAATAACAACCGTAAGTCTACTTATTGGTTGAAAGAGAGAAAGTATTTACGTCTGCGTAACTTGGAAATCACTTATGATCTGCCGCAGATGTGGACACGTAAGTTCCTTGTAAGTAATATGCGTATTGGATTTATCGGACAGAATTTGTTTACATGGGCACCGTTCAAATGGTGGGATCCGGAAGGGACAAATGAGTCAGGAAGTAGTTATCCAATTAATAGAACTTACTCTTGTTATATTCAATTTAGCTTCTAATGTTTAAAAAACCAATTATGAAACGATTACTTTATAGTCTGTGGCTGGCAGTGGGTGCTATTGTATGCTCTTCATGTGCCGACTATCTTGATGTGGACAGATATTTTTATGACCAGGTTTCTGTAGACTCTGCTTTTTCAAAGCGGGTCTACACGGAAGGGTGGCTGCATAGTGCATACAATACAATGCTTTATGTTGGTGAATTCTCGGAACCGTTCCGTTGGGCGAGCGACGACCTTTATCATCCGGATATGAAAGATTATCAGGAGGGGAATTATAGTGCTGACAACCAGTTGAGTGATTCTCAAGAGAGTGAATCTCGTTTGTGGAAATATTACGAAGGAATCCGCAAAGCGTCTACTTTTATTAATAATGTAGACCGCTGTCCGGAATTGACGATGGATGAGAAGGCGGATATGAAAGCACAAGTTCGTTTCTTGCGCGCTTATTCTTATTGGGGATTGATACGTGTATATGGTCCTGTTCCCTTGATTCCGTTAGAAGGACAAGATGTAAATCTGTCTTACGAAGAATTATCGTTGCCACGTGAGCGTTTTGATGTTCTAGTGGATTTTATAGACAAGGAACTGGCAGAAGCGGCACGATCGCTACCTACCAAACGGACAGTTAACAACTTGGGGCGTCCCACACGTGGTGCTGCATTAGGATTGCGTGCGCGTGTGTTGTTATATGCGGCCAGTCCGCTGTTTAACGGAAATACCGACTTGTTTAATGTAAAAGACTGCTATGGTAATCAGTTGGTGTCGCAAGAATACGACGAAAACAAGTGGGCAAGGGCAGCAGCAGCGGCAAAGGATCTTATTGAACTGTCTAAAAATGCTAATCTGTATGAGCTCTACACGGTAGCTCCGAAAGCTACGTCACTACCATCGACACGTCCTCCTTACCATGAAGAATATTCCAATAAAAAATATCCGGATGGTTGGGAGGATGTAGACCCGCTTCTTTCTTATAAATCGATCTTTGATGGCACTATCTTGGGGTCTAAGAATCAAGAGTTGATATTCACTCGTTCTAGTAAGGGGCATCTGAATATCAACAGATGGAACGAAGAATTGATGCCTAAGACGCTGAAAGGAAATAATAAATTGGCTGTGACACAGAAGATGGTGGATGCGTATGCCATGAACGATGGTCGGAGCATTACAGAAGCTGCTGTTACAGGCGACTATGTGACCGAAGGGTTTACCACGCAGGCGTACGCTGCTACCAATCCGTTTTTGCCAGCTAACGTTTCTTTGATGTACAATAACCGGGAGCCTCGTTTCTATGCTTCTGTCGGTTATAGTGGTGCTGTTTGGGAAGCATCCAGCTCTTCCGAAACGATGTACCGCAACAGTCAGATATTCTATTATCGTGGATTGAATGATGGGAAACAGGGATTTAAGGAAGATTGTCCGATTACGGGTATCACTATGAAGAAATACTACAACAATGAAGATTCAAGAACAACAGGAGGATATCAGGTGGATAAGACGGAGATGACCATACGTTATGGTGAAATTTTGTTGATTTATGCCGAAGCCCTTAACGAACTGACCGAAGTGCATCATGTAACAAGCTATACAGGGGAAGATATGGTAATTCAGCGGGATGTCGATGAAATGCGTTATGCC
The Bacteroides caecimuris DNA segment above includes these coding regions:
- a CDS encoding RagB/SusD family nutrient uptake outer membrane protein, which encodes MKRLLYSLWLAVGAIVCSSCADYLDVDRYFYDQVSVDSAFSKRVYTEGWLHSAYNTMLYVGEFSEPFRWASDDLYHPDMKDYQEGNYSADNQLSDSQESESRLWKYYEGIRKASTFINNVDRCPELTMDEKADMKAQVRFLRAYSYWGLIRVYGPVPLIPLEGQDVNLSYEELSLPRERFDVLVDFIDKELAEAARSLPTKRTVNNLGRPTRGAALGLRARVLLYAASPLFNGNTDLFNVKDCYGNQLVSQEYDENKWARAAAAAKDLIELSKNANLYELYTVAPKATSLPSTRPPYHEEYSNKKYPDGWEDVDPLLSYKSIFDGTILGSKNQELIFTRSSKGHLNINRWNEELMPKTLKGNNKLAVTQKMVDAYAMNDGRSITEAAVTGDYVTEGFTTQAYAATNPFLPANVSLMYNNREPRFYASVGYSGAVWEASSSSETMYRNSQIFYYRGLNDGKQGFKEDCPITGITMKKYYNNEDSRTTGGYQVDKTEMTIRYGEILLIYAEALNELTEVHHVTSYTGEDMVIQRDVDEMRYAIKRIRMRAGVPDYSDATYKNPDDFRMKLKKERQVELFGENCMRYFDLRRWKDAMIEENQLLQGCNINVSDDETHIADFYKPTIITTVHKVFEQRMYLWPFPTYELKRNVNMTQNPGW